One genomic window of Gossypium hirsutum isolate 1008001.06 chromosome D11, Gossypium_hirsutum_v2.1, whole genome shotgun sequence includes the following:
- the LOC107913202 gene encoding phosphoglycerate mutase-like protein 4 isoform X1, translating into MSAVRTQWASPGCLHSPRFSTRSVKIAVCVKFPATIKTLLLKQSFALTRLLNPPHSLSMSFSSSSCMDGSYAEIVVVRHGETEWNADGRIQGHLDVELNEAGKQQAALVADRLSKEPKISAVYSSDLKRALVTAETIAAKCGGLEVITDPDLRERNLGELQGLVFREAAKLSPKAHKAFLSHRTDQDIPGGGESLGHLFQRCTSSLQRIGNKHKGMPDHLSKGERVVVVSHGGVIRSLYKRACPNGKSGGKVLNTSVNIFHLCDEEWTIKSWGDVSHLQQTGYLESGFGGDKTSG; encoded by the exons ATGAGCGCAGTGCGCACCCAGTGGGCTTCACCTGGTTGCCTTCATTCTCCACGTTTCTCGACAAGGTCAGTTAAGATTGCAGTTTGCGTGAAATTTCCTGCAACTATAAAAACTCTCTTACTCAAACAAAGCTTTGCCTTAACTCGCCTTCTCAACCCGCCCCACTCGCTTTCAATGTCTTTCTCTAGCTCCAG CTGCATGGATGGATCTTATGCTGAGATTGTGGTGGTGCGACATGGAGAAACCGAGTGGAATGCTGATGGAAGAATTCAG GGGCACCTGGATGTGGAATTAAATGAAGCTGGGAAACAGCAAGCAGCTTTA GTGGCTGATCGTTTATCAAAAGAGCCTAAGATATCCGCTGTATATTCATCTGATTTAAAGCGAGCCCTTGTGACAGCTGAGACAATTGCAGCTAAGTGTGGTGGGTTAGAG GTTATAACAGATCCAGACCTAAGGGAGCGGAATTTAGGGGAACTACAAGGCCTTGTATTTCGTGAAGCAGCCAAACTTAGTCCTAAAGCTCACAAGGCCTTTTTATCACACAGAACAGATCAAGATATACCA GGTGGTGGAGAAAGCCTAGGCCACCTCTTTCAGCGCTGCACATCTTCATTGCAGAGAATTGGCAACAAGCATAAAGGTATGCCGGATCATTTGTCAAAAG GAGAGCGAGTTGTTGTGGTTTCCCATGGTGGTGTCATTAGATCCCTCTACAAGCGTGCTTGCCCAAATGGGAAGTCTGGAGGAAAGGTGCTTAATACATCTGTAAACATATTTCACTTGTGTGATGAGGAATGGACCATAAAATCCTGGGGTGATGTTAGTCATCTCCAACAAACAGGATATCTGGAGTCGGGTTTCGGAGGGGACAAAACATCTGGTTAG
- the LOC107913202 gene encoding phosphoglycerate mutase-like protein 4 isoform X2: protein MSAVRTQWASPGCLHSPRFSTRSVKIAVCVKFPATIKTLLLKQSFALTRLLNPPHSLSMSFSSSSCMDGSYAEIVVVRHGETEWNADGRIQGHLDVELNEAGKQQAALVADRLSKEPKISAVYSSDLKRALVTAETIAAKCGGLEVITDPDLRERNLGELQGLVFREAAKLSPKAHKAFLSHRTDQDIPGGGESLGHLFQRCTSSLQRIGNKHKGERVVVVSHGGVIRSLYKRACPNGKSGGKVLNTSVNIFHLCDEEWTIKSWGDVSHLQQTGYLESGFGGDKTSG from the exons ATGAGCGCAGTGCGCACCCAGTGGGCTTCACCTGGTTGCCTTCATTCTCCACGTTTCTCGACAAGGTCAGTTAAGATTGCAGTTTGCGTGAAATTTCCTGCAACTATAAAAACTCTCTTACTCAAACAAAGCTTTGCCTTAACTCGCCTTCTCAACCCGCCCCACTCGCTTTCAATGTCTTTCTCTAGCTCCAG CTGCATGGATGGATCTTATGCTGAGATTGTGGTGGTGCGACATGGAGAAACCGAGTGGAATGCTGATGGAAGAATTCAG GGGCACCTGGATGTGGAATTAAATGAAGCTGGGAAACAGCAAGCAGCTTTA GTGGCTGATCGTTTATCAAAAGAGCCTAAGATATCCGCTGTATATTCATCTGATTTAAAGCGAGCCCTTGTGACAGCTGAGACAATTGCAGCTAAGTGTGGTGGGTTAGAG GTTATAACAGATCCAGACCTAAGGGAGCGGAATTTAGGGGAACTACAAGGCCTTGTATTTCGTGAAGCAGCCAAACTTAGTCCTAAAGCTCACAAGGCCTTTTTATCACACAGAACAGATCAAGATATACCA GGTGGTGGAGAAAGCCTAGGCCACCTCTTTCAGCGCTGCACATCTTCATTGCAGAGAATTGGCAACAAGCATAAAG GAGAGCGAGTTGTTGTGGTTTCCCATGGTGGTGTCATTAGATCCCTCTACAAGCGTGCTTGCCCAAATGGGAAGTCTGGAGGAAAGGTGCTTAATACATCTGTAAACATATTTCACTTGTGTGATGAGGAATGGACCATAAAATCCTGGGGTGATGTTAGTCATCTCCAACAAACAGGATATCTGGAGTCGGGTTTCGGAGGGGACAAAACATCTGGTTAG
- the LOC107913202 gene encoding phosphoglycerate mutase-like protein 4 isoform X4, with protein sequence MSAVRTQWASPGCLHSPRFSTSSSCMDGSYAEIVVVRHGETEWNADGRIQGHLDVELNEAGKQQAALVADRLSKEPKISAVYSSDLKRALVTAETIAAKCGGLEVITDPDLRERNLGELQGLVFREAAKLSPKAHKAFLSHRTDQDIPGGGESLGHLFQRCTSSLQRIGNKHKGERVVVVSHGGVIRSLYKRACPNGKSGGKVLNTSVNIFHLCDEEWTIKSWGDVSHLQQTGYLESGFGGDKTSG encoded by the exons ATGAGCGCAGTGCGCACCCAGTGGGCTTCACCTGGTTGCCTTCATTCTCCACGTTTCTCGACAAG CTCCAG CTGCATGGATGGATCTTATGCTGAGATTGTGGTGGTGCGACATGGAGAAACCGAGTGGAATGCTGATGGAAGAATTCAG GGGCACCTGGATGTGGAATTAAATGAAGCTGGGAAACAGCAAGCAGCTTTA GTGGCTGATCGTTTATCAAAAGAGCCTAAGATATCCGCTGTATATTCATCTGATTTAAAGCGAGCCCTTGTGACAGCTGAGACAATTGCAGCTAAGTGTGGTGGGTTAGAG GTTATAACAGATCCAGACCTAAGGGAGCGGAATTTAGGGGAACTACAAGGCCTTGTATTTCGTGAAGCAGCCAAACTTAGTCCTAAAGCTCACAAGGCCTTTTTATCACACAGAACAGATCAAGATATACCA GGTGGTGGAGAAAGCCTAGGCCACCTCTTTCAGCGCTGCACATCTTCATTGCAGAGAATTGGCAACAAGCATAAAG GAGAGCGAGTTGTTGTGGTTTCCCATGGTGGTGTCATTAGATCCCTCTACAAGCGTGCTTGCCCAAATGGGAAGTCTGGAGGAAAGGTGCTTAATACATCTGTAAACATATTTCACTTGTGTGATGAGGAATGGACCATAAAATCCTGGGGTGATGTTAGTCATCTCCAACAAACAGGATATCTGGAGTCGGGTTTCGGAGGGGACAAAACATCTGGTTAG
- the LOC107913202 gene encoding phosphoglycerate mutase-like protein 4 isoform X3 — protein sequence MSAVRTQWASPGCLHSPRFSTSSSCMDGSYAEIVVVRHGETEWNADGRIQGHLDVELNEAGKQQAALVADRLSKEPKISAVYSSDLKRALVTAETIAAKCGGLEVITDPDLRERNLGELQGLVFREAAKLSPKAHKAFLSHRTDQDIPGGGESLGHLFQRCTSSLQRIGNKHKGMPDHLSKGERVVVVSHGGVIRSLYKRACPNGKSGGKVLNTSVNIFHLCDEEWTIKSWGDVSHLQQTGYLESGFGGDKTSG from the exons ATGAGCGCAGTGCGCACCCAGTGGGCTTCACCTGGTTGCCTTCATTCTCCACGTTTCTCGACAAG CTCCAG CTGCATGGATGGATCTTATGCTGAGATTGTGGTGGTGCGACATGGAGAAACCGAGTGGAATGCTGATGGAAGAATTCAG GGGCACCTGGATGTGGAATTAAATGAAGCTGGGAAACAGCAAGCAGCTTTA GTGGCTGATCGTTTATCAAAAGAGCCTAAGATATCCGCTGTATATTCATCTGATTTAAAGCGAGCCCTTGTGACAGCTGAGACAATTGCAGCTAAGTGTGGTGGGTTAGAG GTTATAACAGATCCAGACCTAAGGGAGCGGAATTTAGGGGAACTACAAGGCCTTGTATTTCGTGAAGCAGCCAAACTTAGTCCTAAAGCTCACAAGGCCTTTTTATCACACAGAACAGATCAAGATATACCA GGTGGTGGAGAAAGCCTAGGCCACCTCTTTCAGCGCTGCACATCTTCATTGCAGAGAATTGGCAACAAGCATAAAGGTATGCCGGATCATTTGTCAAAAG GAGAGCGAGTTGTTGTGGTTTCCCATGGTGGTGTCATTAGATCCCTCTACAAGCGTGCTTGCCCAAATGGGAAGTCTGGAGGAAAGGTGCTTAATACATCTGTAAACATATTTCACTTGTGTGATGAGGAATGGACCATAAAATCCTGGGGTGATGTTAGTCATCTCCAACAAACAGGATATCTGGAGTCGGGTTTCGGAGGGGACAAAACATCTGGTTAG